A genomic region of Pseudomonas sp. RSB 5.4 contains the following coding sequences:
- a CDS encoding peptidylprolyl isomerase has product MAKATARHILVSSEDKCNELKAQIEGGADFAEVAKANSTCPSSRQGGDLGSFGPGQMVKEFDTVVFSAPINVVQGPVKTQFGYHLLEVTSRQD; this is encoded by the coding sequence ATGGCTAAAGCCACTGCCCGCCACATCCTGGTTTCCAGCGAAGACAAGTGCAACGAACTCAAGGCCCAGATCGAAGGCGGTGCTGATTTCGCCGAAGTCGCCAAGGCCAACTCTACCTGCCCGTCCAGCCGTCAGGGCGGCGACCTGGGCTCGTTCGGTCCTGGCCAGATGGTCAAGGAATTCGACACCGTGGTCTTCAGCGCGCCGATCAACGTCGTGCAAGGCCCGGTGAAGACCCAGTTCGGTTATCACCTGCTCGAAGTCACCAGCCGCCAGGACTGA
- a CDS encoding extracellular solute-binding protein — MRLAFPTLLFTAVALLLGSTGVDATPQHALTVYGEPAKYPAGFSHFDYTNPQAPKGGTMRRSAIEIGHFDHILPYIDKGIGVTQIDGMLYSPLAQRSMDEPYTVYGLVAQKMDRSEDGLSLRFFINPKARFADGKPITAEDVRYTYDLLMTQGSLRYRTQFADVKGVEVEAPLTVRFDFKSNENRTLPLDIATLPVFPEHWWKTRDFAGGGGYEPPLGSGPYRVGKVDSGRSITFERNPDWWGKDLPVSRGLYNFDHFSIEYFGDTDVARQVLRGGAYDYNREFSATGYSIGYDSPALSDGRLQKAHLATEAPQSAQGFVFNLQKPMFQDRRVRQALAMLWDFEWSNRQMMRNMYIRQQSYFSNSALAARELPDAAELKILEPLRGQIPEEVFTQVFEAPKTDGSGLIRDKQLQALQLLEQAGWKPDGDQLINAEGEPLSFTFLVSQNGMDRLLLPYKRTLKQIGIDLNIRRIDSSQYVNRLMSRDYDMIVTGYPVTTSPGGELLNYFGSISANDPGANNYMVLKNPAVDTLINGLIRASTQSDMLHYAHALDRVLQWNYYWIPNYYPPGTSTVWWNRFGMPAIQASNDEAIESWWEISSTPLTNQQMTAAKIGRGRPGGPH; from the coding sequence ATGCGACTGGCTTTCCCGACTTTGCTGTTCACTGCCGTGGCCCTGTTGTTGGGCTCCACTGGTGTGGACGCCACCCCGCAACACGCTTTGACCGTCTATGGCGAACCCGCCAAATACCCGGCCGGTTTCAGCCATTTCGACTACACCAACCCGCAGGCCCCCAAGGGCGGCACCATGCGCCGCTCGGCGATAGAGATCGGGCATTTCGATCACATCCTGCCTTATATAGACAAAGGTATCGGCGTCACCCAGATCGACGGCATGCTGTACTCGCCTCTGGCCCAGCGCTCGATGGATGAGCCTTACACGGTCTACGGCCTGGTGGCGCAAAAGATGGATCGCTCGGAGGATGGCCTGTCGCTGCGCTTCTTCATCAATCCCAAGGCACGCTTCGCTGACGGCAAACCGATCACTGCCGAAGACGTGCGTTACACCTATGACCTGTTGATGACCCAGGGCAGCCTGCGTTATCGCACGCAGTTCGCCGACGTCAAAGGCGTGGAAGTGGAAGCGCCGCTGACCGTGCGTTTCGATTTCAAGAGCAATGAAAACCGCACCTTGCCTCTGGACATCGCCACCCTGCCGGTATTCCCCGAGCACTGGTGGAAAACCCGCGACTTCGCCGGCGGTGGTGGTTATGAACCGCCACTGGGCAGCGGCCCGTATCGGGTCGGCAAGGTTGACTCCGGGCGCAGCATCACCTTCGAGCGCAACCCTGACTGGTGGGGCAAGGATCTACCGGTCAGTCGCGGCCTGTATAACTTCGATCACTTCAGCATCGAGTATTTCGGCGACACCGATGTCGCCCGTCAGGTTCTGCGCGGCGGTGCCTATGACTACAACCGCGAGTTTTCCGCGACCGGCTATTCGATTGGCTACGACAGCCCCGCGCTGAGTGACGGCCGCTTGCAGAAAGCCCACCTCGCCACCGAAGCTCCGCAATCGGCCCAGGGCTTTGTATTCAACCTGCAGAAACCGATGTTCCAGGATCGTCGGGTACGCCAGGCGCTGGCAATGCTCTGGGATTTCGAGTGGAGCAACCGGCAGATGATGCGCAACATGTACATCCGCCAACAGAGCTATTTCTCCAACTCCGCACTGGCAGCCCGCGAGTTGCCGGATGCCGCCGAGCTGAAAATCCTCGAACCGTTGCGCGGGCAAATTCCAGAAGAGGTATTCACCCAGGTCTTCGAAGCGCCGAAAACCGATGGCAGCGGCCTGATCCGCGACAAGCAGCTGCAAGCCCTGCAATTGCTGGAACAAGCCGGCTGGAAACCTGATGGTGACCAATTGATCAACGCCGAGGGCGAGCCGTTGAGTTTCACCTTCCTGGTCAGCCAGAACGGCATGGACCGTCTGCTTCTGCCTTACAAGCGCACGCTGAAACAGATCGGCATCGACCTGAATATCCGCCGCATCGACTCCTCGCAATACGTCAATCGCCTGATGAGCCGCGACTACGACATGATCGTCACCGGCTACCCGGTCACCACGTCTCCGGGTGGCGAGCTGCTCAATTACTTCGGTTCGATTTCGGCCAACGACCCCGGCGCCAACAATTACATGGTGCTGAAGAATCCGGCAGTCGACACCTTGATCAATGGCCTGATCCGCGCCTCGACCCAAAGCGACATGCTGCACTACGCCCACGCCCTGGACCGGGTGTTGCAATGGAATTACTACTGGATTCCCAATTATTACCCGCCGGGCACCTCCACCGTGTGGTGGAACCGCTTCGGCATGCCGGCGATACAGGCCAGCAATGACGAAGCGATCGAGAGCTGGTGGGAAATCAGCAGTACGCCGTTGACCAACCAGCAGATGACCGCCGCAAAAATCGGCCGTGGCAGACCCGGAGGACCGCACTGA
- a CDS encoding microcin C ABC transporter permease YejB, protein MWAYILRRLLLIIPTLVIILLVNFVIIQAAPGGPVEQAIAHLQGIGGASVGGSSSETMSSISRASRGLDPQLIKDIEKQYGFDKPAHERLWLMLKNYAQLDFGKSFFRGATVTDLILEKMPVTISLGLWATLITYLVSIPLGIRKAVHHGSHFDIWSSTAIIIGYAMPAFLFAMFLIVVFAGGTSLNWFPVRGLVSDNFESLSTLGKIADYFWHLVLPVTALVIGGFATLTILTKNSFLNEITRQYVVTARAKGLSERRVLYGHVFRNAMLLVVSGIPQAFISVFFAGSLLIEVIFSLDGLGRMSYEAAVSRDYPVVFGSLFIFTLFGLLIKLIGDLCYTLVDPRIDFAARNA, encoded by the coding sequence ATGTGGGCATACATTCTGCGGCGCCTGCTGCTGATCATTCCGACGCTGGTGATCATTCTGCTGGTCAATTTCGTGATCATTCAGGCGGCACCCGGCGGCCCGGTCGAACAGGCCATCGCTCATCTGCAAGGGATCGGCGGTGCCAGTGTCGGCGGCAGTTCCAGCGAGACCATGAGCAGCATTTCGCGTGCCAGTCGTGGCCTCGATCCGCAACTGATCAAGGACATCGAAAAACAGTACGGTTTCGACAAACCGGCGCATGAACGCCTGTGGCTGATGCTCAAGAACTACGCGCAGCTGGATTTTGGCAAAAGCTTTTTCCGCGGCGCGACGGTCACCGATCTGATTCTGGAAAAAATGCCGGTGACCATTTCCCTCGGCCTGTGGGCGACGCTGATCACCTATCTGGTGTCGATCCCGCTGGGCATCCGCAAGGCGGTGCATCACGGCAGCCATTTCGATATCTGGAGCAGCACTGCGATCATCATTGGCTACGCGATGCCGGCGTTTCTGTTCGCGATGTTCCTGATCGTGGTGTTTGCCGGTGGCACATCATTGAACTGGTTTCCGGTGCGCGGGCTGGTCTCCGACAACTTCGAATCGCTGTCGACCCTGGGCAAGATCGCCGATTACTTCTGGCATCTGGTGTTGCCGGTGACGGCACTGGTCATCGGTGGTTTCGCCACGCTGACGATCCTCACCAAGAACTCGTTCCTCAATGAAATCACCCGACAATATGTGGTCACCGCACGCGCCAAAGGCTTGAGCGAACGCCGTGTGCTTTACGGCCACGTGTTCCGCAACGCGATGCTGCTGGTGGTTTCGGGAATTCCGCAGGCGTTTATCAGCGTGTTTTTTGCCGGTTCGCTGCTGATCGAAGTGATCTTTTCCCTCGACGGCCTCGGCCGCATGAGCTACGAAGCGGCGGTTTCCCGGGACTATCCGGTGGTGTTCGGCTCGTTGTTCATCTTCACCCTGTTCGGCCTGCTGATAAAACTGATCGGCGACTTGTGCTACACCCTGGTCGACCCCCGTATCGACTTCGCCGCGAGGAACGCCTGA
- a CDS encoding ABC transporter permease: MFKLSPLGRRRFARFKKNRRGWWSLWLFIGLFLLSLGGELIANDKPLIVSYQNQLYFPVFKRYTEQEFGGQLPFQADYRSEYVQNLIRKDGGWLLFPPIPFSEDTPNYDLNQPAPSPPSRVNWLGTDDQARDVLARVIFGARVSILFALMLTAISALIGIAAGALQGYYGGWVDLLGQRLLEVWSGLPVLYLLIILSGFVEPNFWWLLGIMALFSWLALVDVVRAEFLRGRNLEYVKAARALGLTDRKVIFRHILPNAMNATLSYLPFILTGAISTLTALDFLGFGMPAGSASLGELIGQGKQNLQAPWLGLTAFFTLALILSLLVFIGEALRDAFDPRS, translated from the coding sequence ATGTTCAAGCTCTCGCCTCTGGGCCGTCGCCGTTTTGCACGATTCAAGAAAAACCGCCGAGGCTGGTGGTCGTTGTGGCTGTTTATCGGCCTGTTCCTGCTCAGCCTTGGTGGTGAACTGATCGCCAACGACAAACCGCTGATCGTCAGCTATCAAAACCAACTCTACTTTCCGGTATTCAAGCGCTACACCGAGCAGGAGTTTGGCGGGCAACTGCCGTTCCAGGCCGATTACCGCAGTGAGTATGTGCAGAACCTGATCCGCAAGGACGGTGGCTGGCTGCTGTTTCCGCCGATCCCGTTCAGCGAGGACACCCCCAACTACGATCTCAACCAACCCGCGCCGAGCCCGCCCTCCAGGGTCAACTGGCTGGGCACTGACGATCAGGCACGCGACGTGTTGGCGCGGGTGATTTTCGGCGCCCGGGTGTCGATCCTGTTTGCGCTGATGCTGACCGCTATCAGCGCGCTGATTGGCATCGCCGCCGGCGCCCTGCAAGGTTATTACGGCGGTTGGGTCGATCTGCTCGGGCAGCGTTTGCTGGAGGTCTGGAGCGGATTGCCGGTGCTGTACCTGCTGATCATTTTGTCCGGTTTCGTCGAGCCGAATTTCTGGTGGCTGCTGGGAATCATGGCGCTGTTTTCATGGCTGGCACTGGTCGATGTGGTGCGCGCGGAGTTTCTGCGCGGACGTAACCTGGAATACGTCAAAGCGGCTCGCGCGTTGGGCCTGACTGACCGCAAAGTGATTTTCCGGCACATCCTGCCCAATGCGATGAACGCGACGCTGAGTTACTTGCCGTTCATTCTGACCGGGGCGATTTCCACTCTCACCGCCCTCGACTTCCTTGGTTTCGGCATGCCCGCCGGCAGTGCTTCACTGGGCGAGCTGATCGGCCAAGGCAAACAAAACCTGCAAGCGCCATGGCTCGGGCTGACGGCGTTTTTCACTTTGGCGCTGATTCTTTCTTTACTGGTGTTCATCGGCGAAGCGTTACGTGACGCGTTCGACCCTCGATCCTGA
- a CDS encoding ABC transporter ATP-binding protein: MTDNLIEIRDLNVAFHGQPAVRNLCLDIRPGECLALVGESGSGKSVTAHSILQLLPEGDAQTSGSIRYRGQELLGADPKVLRELRGNRIAMIFQEPMTSLNPLHTIEKQIGETLLVHRGLGGKAAQQRNLELLELVGIQKPEERLKAYPHQLSGGQRQRVMIAMALACEPELLIADEPTTALDVTVQRKILLLLKSLQQRLGMSLLLISHDLNLVRSIAQRVCVMKAGEIVEQAPCETLFTEPKHPYSCVLLNAEPEGEALPRDERENVLEVDDLRVEFVVGGGLFQRKQYLRAVDGISLNIQRGKTLGIVGESGSGKSTLGQAILRLLDSEGSIRFQGAALDGLDQKQLRPWRRQMQVVFQDPFGSLSPRMSVAQIISEGLEVHCQSSAEECDAQVIRVLKEVGLDPESRHRYPHEFSGGQRQRIAIARALVLKPALILLDEPTSALDRTVQKQVVALLRDLQEKHGLTYLFISHDLAVVRALAHDMIVIKDGKVVERGASHEVFDSPQHPYTKELLAAAHPG; encoded by the coding sequence ATGACTGATAACCTGATCGAAATCCGTGACCTGAATGTCGCCTTCCATGGCCAGCCGGCGGTGCGCAACCTGTGCCTGGACATCCGCCCCGGCGAGTGCCTGGCCCTGGTCGGCGAGTCGGGCTCGGGCAAGTCGGTAACCGCGCATTCGATCCTGCAATTGCTCCCCGAAGGCGATGCGCAAACCAGCGGCAGCATTCGCTATCGCGGTCAGGAACTGCTCGGCGCCGATCCCAAGGTCCTGCGTGAACTGCGTGGCAACCGCATCGCGATGATCTTCCAGGAGCCGATGACCTCGCTCAATCCGCTGCACACCATCGAAAAGCAGATCGGCGAAACCCTGCTGGTGCATCGGGGACTGGGCGGTAAAGCGGCGCAACAGCGCAACCTTGAACTGCTGGAACTGGTGGGTATTCAAAAGCCCGAAGAACGCCTCAAGGCCTATCCGCATCAATTGTCCGGCGGCCAGCGGCAACGGGTGATGATCGCCATGGCCCTGGCTTGCGAGCCGGAACTGCTGATCGCCGATGAACCGACCACGGCGCTGGATGTGACGGTGCAGCGCAAGATCCTGCTGCTGCTCAAGTCCTTGCAACAACGCCTGGGCATGTCGCTGCTGCTGATCAGTCACGACCTCAATCTGGTGCGCAGCATCGCGCAACGGGTGTGCGTGATGAAGGCTGGCGAGATCGTCGAGCAGGCGCCGTGCGAAACCCTGTTTACCGAACCGAAGCACCCTTACAGCTGCGTGCTGCTGAATGCCGAACCGGAGGGCGAAGCCCTGCCCCGGGACGAGCGCGAGAACGTACTGGAGGTGGATGATCTTCGGGTCGAGTTCGTTGTCGGTGGCGGGCTGTTCCAGCGCAAACAATATTTGCGGGCGGTGGACGGCATCAGCCTGAATATCCAGCGCGGCAAAACCCTGGGCATCGTCGGCGAGTCCGGTTCGGGTAAATCGACCCTGGGCCAGGCGATTCTGCGGCTGCTCGACTCCGAGGGCAGCATCCGCTTTCAGGGCGCGGCCCTCGACGGTCTCGATCAGAAGCAGTTGCGGCCGTGGCGTCGGCAGATGCAGGTGGTGTTTCAGGACCCGTTCGGCAGTCTCAGTCCACGGATGTCCGTGGCGCAAATCATCAGTGAAGGGCTGGAGGTGCATTGCCAGTCCAGCGCCGAAGAGTGCGATGCACAGGTGATCCGCGTGCTCAAGGAGGTTGGCCTGGACCCGGAGAGTCGTCATCGCTACCCACACGAATTTTCCGGAGGTCAGCGCCAGCGCATCGCCATCGCCCGGGCGCTGGTGCTGAAACCGGCGCTGATCCTGCTCGACGAACCGACTTCGGCCCTTGACCGTACCGTGCAGAAACAAGTGGTCGCCCTGCTCCGCGACCTTCAGGAAAAACACGGCCTGACCTACCTGTTCATCAGCCACGACCTGGCGGTGGTACGGGCGCTGGCGCATGACATGATCGTGATCAAGGATGGCAAAGTGGTTGAACGCGGTGCCAGCCATGAGGTGTTTGACTCGCCACAGCATCCTTACACCAAGGAGCTGTTGGCGGCGGCGCATCCGGGGTAG
- a CDS encoding sigma 54-interacting transcriptional regulator, with translation MNTTESLKDYQRVRTLAIRSLFEIIEQSSEGTVIVDRDANIVWMNERYARRFGLESAKKAIGKPCESVIPGSLLREVVRTGRPILLDMQDTPKEPLVVMRLPIHDDAGAVIGAIGFALFDELRSLSPMLKRYLSMQEELASTRSLLRARQTKYNFAHFIGTSSASLEVKRRARRSASTDSPVLLLGETGTGKELLAQAIHSASPRAHKAFVSINSAAIPEALLEAEFFGTAPGAFTGADRKGRTGKLQIAQGGTLFLDEIGDMPLPLQSKLLRVLQEKEFEPVGSNDVIQSDVRVIAATSTDLQAAIKRGEFRADLYYRLNVLPIQVPPLRERLDDLPALSEAILEELRSQHELSRAALALLGQHAWPGNIRELRNVMERAALLSDDLILTEEDIRAAIGTFTPVERPSVSTLEPLAEETFAEARQRFDRQLIQSALAQCAGKVPEAAARLGLGRSTLYKKMLALGIAESQ, from the coding sequence ATGAACACCACCGAAAGCCTCAAGGACTACCAACGCGTTCGCACGCTGGCGATCCGCTCGCTGTTCGAGATCATTGAGCAGTCCAGCGAAGGCACGGTGATTGTCGATCGTGACGCGAACATCGTCTGGATGAACGAGCGCTATGCGCGGCGTTTTGGTCTTGAGTCGGCGAAAAAAGCCATCGGCAAACCCTGCGAAAGCGTGATCCCCGGCAGCCTGCTGCGTGAAGTGGTGCGCACCGGCCGCCCCATTCTGCTGGACATGCAGGACACGCCGAAAGAGCCGCTGGTGGTGATGCGTCTGCCGATCCACGACGACGCCGGCGCGGTGATCGGCGCTATCGGGTTTGCCCTGTTCGACGAATTGCGCAGCCTGTCACCGATGCTCAAGCGCTACCTGAGCATGCAGGAAGAACTGGCCTCGACCCGCTCGCTGCTGCGGGCGCGGCAGACCAAATACAACTTCGCCCACTTCATCGGCACCAGCAGCGCCAGCCTCGAAGTCAAACGCCGCGCGCGCCGCAGTGCGAGCACCGATTCACCGGTGTTGCTGCTCGGCGAAACCGGCACCGGCAAGGAATTGCTGGCCCAGGCGATTCACAGCGCTTCGCCCCGGGCGCACAAAGCCTTCGTCAGCATCAACAGTGCGGCGATTCCCGAAGCGCTGCTGGAAGCCGAGTTTTTCGGCACCGCGCCAGGCGCGTTTACCGGCGCTGACCGCAAGGGTCGGACCGGCAAGTTGCAGATCGCGCAGGGCGGCACGCTGTTTCTCGATGAGATCGGTGACATGCCGTTGCCGCTGCAGAGCAAACTGCTGCGGGTGCTGCAGGAAAAGGAGTTCGAACCGGTTGGCTCCAACGACGTGATTCAGAGCGATGTGCGAGTGATCGCGGCGACTTCGACCGATCTTCAAGCCGCGATCAAGCGCGGTGAGTTCCGCGCAGACCTGTATTACCGCCTCAACGTGCTGCCGATCCAGGTTCCGCCGCTGCGCGAGCGTCTCGACGATTTGCCGGCGCTCAGCGAAGCGATCCTTGAAGAGTTGCGTAGCCAGCATGAACTGAGCCGCGCGGCGTTGGCACTGCTCGGACAACATGCTTGGCCGGGGAACATTCGTGAATTGCGCAACGTGATGGAGCGCGCGGCGCTGCTCAGCGATGACCTGATCCTCACTGAAGAGGATATTCGTGCAGCCATCGGCACGTTTACCCCGGTTGAGCGTCCGTCGGTTTCGACGCTGGAACCGTTGGCCGAGGAGACATTCGCCGAGGCACGGCAGCGGTTTGACCGGCAGTTGATCCAGTCTGCCCTCGCGCAATGTGCGGGCAAAGTGCCGGAGGCGGCGGCTCGACTGGGGCTGGGACGCTCGACGCTGTACAAGAAGATGCTGGCCCTGGGTATTGCCGAGTCTCAATAA
- a CDS encoding GntP family permease, which produces MSVIIALAALALLMLAAYRGYSVILFAPIAALGAVLLTDPSAVAPAFTGVFMEKMVGFIKLYFPVFLLGAVFGKLIELSGFSRSIVAAAIGLLGTRQAMLVIVLVCALLTYGGVSLFVVVFAVYPFAAEMFRQSNIPKRLIPATIALGAFSFTMDALPGTPQIQNIIPSTFFNTTAWAAPWLGVIGTIFVFCAGMLFLQRQRNKAQRAGEGYGTELRNEPETAEDLQLPNPWLALSPLLAVGIMNLLFTQWIPQWYGKTHSLALPGMATPVTTEIAKLTAIWAVQAALLIGILMVLVFGFKAIRSKLAEGSKSAVSGALLAAMNTASEYGFGAVIASLPGFLVLADWLKQIPNPLVNEAITVTLLAGITGSASGGMSIALAAMSEQFIAAAHAANIPLEVLHRVAAMASGGMDTLPHNGAVITLLAVTGLTHREAYKDIFCITLIKTLAVFVVIGTFYATGIV; this is translated from the coding sequence ATGAGTGTGATCATTGCCTTGGCAGCCCTCGCGCTGCTGATGCTCGCCGCCTACCGTGGCTACAGCGTTATCCTCTTCGCCCCGATTGCCGCCCTCGGCGCTGTCCTGCTCACCGACCCGTCCGCCGTCGCCCCTGCCTTCACCGGGGTGTTCATGGAGAAAATGGTCGGTTTCATCAAACTGTATTTCCCGGTATTCCTGCTCGGCGCCGTGTTCGGCAAGTTGATCGAATTGTCGGGGTTCTCCCGTTCGATCGTGGCTGCGGCGATTGGCTTGCTCGGCACCCGACAGGCGATGCTGGTGATCGTGCTGGTTTGCGCCCTGCTCACCTACGGCGGCGTATCGTTGTTCGTGGTGGTGTTTGCGGTGTATCCGTTTGCCGCCGAGATGTTCCGCCAGAGCAATATTCCCAAGCGCCTGATCCCGGCGACCATCGCCCTCGGCGCGTTCTCCTTCACCATGGACGCCCTGCCCGGCACTCCGCAGATCCAGAACATCATCCCCAGCACCTTCTTCAACACCACCGCGTGGGCCGCGCCGTGGCTGGGGGTGATTGGCACGATCTTCGTGTTCTGCGCCGGCATGCTGTTCCTGCAGCGCCAGCGCAACAAGGCGCAGCGCGCGGGTGAAGGCTACGGCACCGAACTGCGTAACGAGCCGGAAACGGCCGAAGATCTGCAGCTGCCAAACCCATGGCTCGCCCTGTCGCCCCTGCTGGCGGTGGGCATCATGAACCTGTTGTTCACCCAGTGGATTCCGCAGTGGTACGGCAAGACCCACAGCCTGGCGCTGCCGGGGATGGCCACGCCGGTGACCACGGAAATCGCCAAGCTCACGGCGATCTGGGCGGTGCAGGCGGCATTGCTGATCGGCATCCTGATGGTGCTGGTGTTTGGCTTCAAGGCGATCCGCAGCAAACTCGCCGAAGGCAGCAAAAGCGCGGTCAGCGGTGCATTGCTGGCGGCGATGAACACCGCCTCGGAATACGGCTTCGGTGCGGTAATCGCTTCGTTGCCAGGCTTTCTGGTGCTGGCCGACTGGCTCAAGCAAATCCCCAATCCATTGGTCAACGAAGCGATTACCGTCACCCTGCTGGCGGGTATCACCGGTTCGGCGTCGGGTGGCATGAGCATCGCGCTGGCTGCGATGTCCGAGCAGTTCATCGCGGCGGCGCACGCGGCGAACATTCCGCTGGAAGTGCTGCACCGCGTGGCCGCGATGGCCAGCGGCGGCATGGACACTCTGCCGCACAACGGCGCGGTGATCACCCTGCTGGCGGTTACCGGCCTGACCCACCGCGAAGCCTATAAAGACATTTTCTGTATTACGCTGATCAAGACCCTGGCGGTCTTCGTAGTGATCGGCACTTTCTACGCCACTGGCATTGTGTGA
- the hbdH gene encoding 3-hydroxybutyrate dehydrogenase, whose product MTTLSGKTALVTGSTSGIGLGIALSLAKAGANLILNGFGDASSVIAEVGQFGGKVGHHPADVSDPAQIAEMIAYAEREFGGVDILVNNAGIQHVAAVEEFPVERWDSIIAINLSSVFHSTRLSLPGMRAKGWGRIVNIASVHGQVGSTGKAAYVAAKHGVIGLTKVVGLETATSNVTCNAICPGWVLTPLVQKQIDDRAAKGVDPQQAQHDLLAEKQPSLEFVTPQHLGELVLFLCSEAGSQVRGAAWNIDGGWLAQ is encoded by the coding sequence ATGACGACTCTTTCGGGCAAGACCGCACTGGTCACCGGCTCCACCAGCGGCATCGGTTTGGGCATCGCCCTGAGCCTGGCCAAGGCCGGCGCCAATCTGATTCTCAACGGTTTTGGCGATGCGTCGAGCGTGATCGCCGAAGTCGGCCAGTTCGGCGGCAAGGTCGGTCACCACCCAGCCGATGTCAGCGATCCGGCGCAGATCGCCGAGATGATCGCTTACGCCGAGCGTGAATTTGGCGGCGTCGACATTCTGGTCAACAACGCCGGGATCCAGCATGTCGCCGCCGTTGAGGAGTTCCCGGTAGAGCGCTGGGACTCGATCATCGCGATCAACCTGTCATCGGTGTTCCACAGCACCCGCCTCAGCTTGCCGGGGATGCGTGCCAAGGGTTGGGGACGAATCGTCAATATCGCTTCGGTGCATGGTCAGGTGGGTTCGACTGGCAAGGCTGCGTATGTTGCGGCCAAGCACGGCGTGATTGGTTTGACCAAAGTGGTCGGCCTCGAGACAGCTACCAGCAATGTCACCTGCAATGCGATCTGCCCGGGCTGGGTGCTGACGCCGCTGGTGCAGAAACAGATCGATGATCGTGCTGCCAAAGGGGTCGACCCGCAGCAGGCACAGCATGATCTGCTGGCGGAGAAGCAGCCGTCGCTGGAGTTCGTCACACCGCAGCATCTGGGGGAATTGGTGTTGTTTCTGTGCAGCGAGGCTGGAAGTCAGGTGCGGGGGGCGGCGTGGAATATTGATGGGGGGTGGTTGGCGCAATAG